The Punica granatum isolate Tunisia-2019 chromosome 4, ASM765513v2, whole genome shotgun sequence sequence TCGTTTTACCACTAATTTCATTGCATTAAGGAGTATTTTGGCACAACATAATGCTTTGAGGGCTATGGCAACATCTAGTGAGTGGACTAGTTCAAACCATGCAAAGGAAAATAGAGCAAAAGAATTTGTGAAACTGTTATTTGTGGATTCTTTATAGCCTGAATGTGCAGGCATAGTGTAGATTAGTGAACCTCTTGTTCGTGTGTTACGTATTGTTGATAATGATGAAAGGCCTGCTATGGTATTTCCGCTTAAAGCAATGTACAAAGTTAGATAAGAGATGTTGAAAGGATTTGataggagaaagaagaagattgagcCGTATATCAACATTCTTCATGCTCAATGGGATAGGCAACTGCACAAGAACTTGCATGCTGTTGGGTATTGGTTGAATCCCAAAAATCAGTATGACTTGACCGAGATAGAGAAGAATAGAGGAACGGTTTCCGGTTTGTTGGATGTCATAGAGAGATATTTCTATGGGAAGCCCTCATTGCAGACAAAATTAACAAGCCAAAtgaagatttttaaaaatgctGAAGGTGATTTTGAACGAGTATCCGCAGTATCCGATCGCATCGTAATGGCTCCGGGTATGTTCTAAACACtagtattttcatttttcaatcattatttcctaatttattagagtttgttcattttcttattcttattttctttatttatgtCTAGATGAGTAGTGTATGTGGTATGGCTCGAGTGCACCAAATTTACAAAAGTTGGCTATTCGTGTTTTAAACCAAACTAGTGCTGCCTCGGGTTGTGAGTGGAATTGGAGTTTGTTTGATCATGTTCATTCTGAGAAAATGAACCAACTTGAGCATCAACGGTTGAATGACCTTGTTTATGTCcattataatttgaagttgCAACAAAGGTACATAGATTTGCTTCTctccattttttctttcttagtTTACTAGATATTGTTTCTCATATTTAGATATTTGCTTTGCTTTGATGATCTATTACAACTTGCAACATGTAAGTCTACAagatatgcttgttttgcagGAACTACTTCAAGGGTAAAAATTATGACCCAATTGACTTCGAAAAGTTTGCTTCCTATTCTACTTAGGTACTAAAGGATGAGCCGCCGGACCTATCAAATGAAGAATTGCGAACATTTAGACGAGATTTGCAAATGTGtatttaagaaaatagaaGTGATGGTACTAAATATTCTTATTTCATTCCGACTATTTTCATGATAggttatatattttcatttcattttgaaGAAGTTATATTCCTTATATAGATttgttgaatttgaatttggaaGATCTTGATATGAGTGATTGGGCTGAAGATAATATTGATGGAGGGAATGTCAATGACTGAGTTCAAGATAATCCATTGCTTGAAGTTCATGAAGGACCAAATCATGTTGCAGCTGAAGACAatatttgtggaaattatGGTGGATATTGGAGTGCATGGAATTTCTGACGATATTGACTATTAATTAGTCCTTGTTGGATTTTTGAAGCAATAGTAATTTATCTCTTGTGATGTTGAACTGTGATTTACGTGTGAGTTGTGTGAATGAACTGTGAAGGTTAAACACTTGTGTGCTGAGGTTGTTGTGGTCTTATAACTCATGTTTGTCAACCAAATTCTGCAGCTTTCATGAACCTCCATCCTTGTTAGAATAGCAGAGCTCGTTGTTTTGTGGCTTTTTTCCTAATCTGAAGCTGCTTCCAAATCTGGAGCTGCTTTCATGCTCGTTGTTTTGCCAAATCTAGAGTTGTTTCCACTGCTAGAGCATCTGAAattttattactatttttattttattgtatttcatattattttcttagaatattaaatatttatttattttataattaaacgaGCGGTTTAACCCATCGAACCCCTGgttgaacccataaacccatgaacccataccTCGACCGATTCGATGTCATGttcggttctgataacactgcatttatcacttatatataattaaggaaTTACAACAAAAATTTCCTCTTAATTGTATATAGAAAGAAATTTAGGTACacttaattgcatttattaaatattttaattattatttatttttaatttttttccatattcttttaattacatttattaaatatttttttcattttccgttaaatattatatagtgAGTAGGAGATTTACATtcattaattgcatttattaaaattttaaattattatctttgttttgtaattttcattttctattttttaaaattttcttttatgcatttattatatgtaaaatCTCATTTGTTATGCACCCAagtaaattttacttatatatatagatcccTAAGCATAATTATTTGAAAGTatgtcttttaatttttaataatttttttactatataaaaaattataaagcccctttttaatttttaaattaagcCTTACTTGTGCAGAGGCCAACAGAGCATCATGCacacaattttctttttctttttcactttttttcatttttcttgtttatcattttttcttcattttcccgGTGAAACATAATCAATcgagattaattaattctccCTCAAATATTAGCTTGTTCCGATATAATTCAAGCAGATTTGAAACTTTGTACTGCACATAACATCTGGTGCAGCTTGACAGGTGCACCACACCTCCTGATTTCTATCTGTTTGGTATGAATACCAATATGCTTGGCTGGCTCCAATGGTGACGGCGGGGTGACCTCTCCACCACTTTTCACAACTGTACACTTTCCCTGTTGTTCTGATTTCTAGACCACGAAATTAGGGAAGTGCTATATTTTCTAGTCTTTAAACTTCAAAGctgatattctttttttaaaaaattaatcaattattatcacTGGGCTCGCATTTACAAATAGATGGCGCAttacaaattttattattatttatccCCTTAGGAGGTTATTTTATATGTTTGAAACTAGGATGAGAACTTATACTGTGTCGGAACCTGCTTGCTCTTAAGAAAAATCTTATGATACACGCACTTGAAATGTGTGTACATTTCATAGATATATTTACTTGAATAAACTTCAAGTaatttttacttataattcaagtaaattacgTAGAAAATAACTAAATTACTTGAGAtcaaataatttaattgaaacaaatatataaatacttgCTTGTACCCCGCATACTTCTTCAATGTCATGTATATATCGTAGACCAACCCCACTCTTGAATTTCCTAGTCGAATCACTGAGATTCATGTGCCCATTAAAAGCTGTGCGTACAGATAAGAATGCTTAACATCTTATTGGAGCAACATTTTTTCTCTTGTCAGAAGCACGTGTTTATATGTTCTTGAACAGAACGTGAAGCATGGCCTTGCCCCTAATATAGTATCCTAAAGCCTCAGGATGGCCGACTGGAGGCTCCACTGGGACAGATCTGGCTGTAGGACCTAGTCCCATCTACAATAAGTCTCGTTCTTGGTTCAGATGTCGAACATATTGCTGACGatgatgaaattttattgaagTGGTTAaggagtatatatatatctataataaCTTGAAGAGACTATTTAAAAATCGCGGTCCGTTACCGTTGTATCATTTAAAAATGTCTCACGAATATCCTTTGATCTATTTGATTGATTCCTttaaagcgtaaaatggaatATCAATGACTAGGTCTCCGTCATGTCGGCACAGGATCCACTTATCGGATAGGGGTGTGTTTCGTGATTGGAAAGGGAAGATCATCTAGTGGCAATTAGACCACCTACGACCCTAAACCCAAGCACTTCTTCTATATATTCGAGTAGAGTATCAAACTTTTTTCAATATGAACTCTGGTATTCGAAAATTTAATAgaccccgactaattcagtcgaatCTGGTCGATTCACTAAGTGGGTAAAGCTCCACCAGCGTTGATTTTTTCCGTTCACAAAAGTCGAACTAAAGATCTtacttaaagaaaataagcGTCAAATCGCTTAAACCAGTTCACGTTAATAGTACGGTATCAAACTTTCGTCTTCAAGATAGGATCCCATAGGAGAATGCCAGATAAGCTAATTAACACAAGGTAATAATGGAGCTGAGGTCCACCAAGATAAGAGTGATGGGCAACTCCCCACTCAATTAAATATGGTACATGTCAAATTTCCTTGTTTTCCCCTCTCCTCTCTATCCCCCTGTCTCTGGGTCGGTGCGTGATCGTTTGCTATATGGTTCATAATAATCGTCCTTCTAGAAGAAAGTGATTGCGATTCATTATGAGAGGGTAAGAAAACAATACAAGCAAAGAGAAAATGAGGCAAAAGATGCGGCGAAAATCCTAATTTATTGAGGCATGAACTTGTGCATGCGTATGAGTGCAGCCCATTGGGGCCGGATTGCACACCTACCATGCTTGTGGCTGTGGATGAGATTGTTTGTACATATCGGTTAGATTTACAATCTCGAGATCTAAATCTCCAATGGGATAATTTTCTCCCTTCATTTGAATAAATCTTATTTACAATTGAGCATCGTCAAGTCTAGATGAACCATACCCttctagagaaaaaaaaaatcaaaaagtaAGTACTCGTGGACTTGATTTTACCAAAAGAATAGGGAAAAAGACCATTGAATAGTTTCAATCATGAAATGGGCGTATGAAGGAACAATTTTTGGGACGTAAACAATGTCTTTTTTGGCAAATTAGATTGGACCACATGATCtatctataatctataatctATTATGAGATTAAAAAGGGGGTCCTTCTAGAAGACAAGACCCATCCAAACAGATGGAGGTGATtggaaaattcataaaatctTATTTCCAAATAAACTACCGTTTCATTTAAACTACAGTAAGCTGCAATCACGAACAATTTATTAAATTCGTCTTCCCAGTAGATATTTAGAAAacaaagaacaagaaaaaagaaaaaagacattAACAAGTTGATTAGAGATTCACGTAAGCCTAAGCCTCGAGAATTATCTGTTCATGGGTCAGGGAGGCGATCTTCAGGTATTTCCCTTTTCACCCAGTCCGCTACCTCGTTAAAAAACTCATGTTCTCTGCTGTTGCTGCATTCTTTCTTTACTTCGACCAACCTACCATCCGAATAGCGTTGTCAAACATCATTTTACACGAGAGAAAAGTTTATTGTAGTGGCACAAATCGTCGCCTTGAAAACTTTAGATTTCGAATTCgattctcatcaatgaaacATCACGTGTCCCTCTATTTCGATTTTACTATTCTCGTGGTAGGCTGATGAAACCCCCTTATAttcggaaaaagaaaaacgtcCTTTCACATGAGCAAATGTGTTGGTCGATGCTCAAATGACTTCCGTTAGCAGAGGCATTTCTGTCAAAATTGTCAACCCCACCCATGACTCCGACATTCTACAGAGACGAACGTCAGCACACATGCACAAATGACCCGTCAGCGGAGGCAATTTCCTGGTTTAGATGATCAGTTAGTGTTGGGTCGAGTTTTAAACGATCGGACCTCATCTCTCGCCATCGAGATGCCCCTGAAAGCCGAATTTGACATGGAAGATACTACCCGATATTAATGGATCGGAAGTAGCATTATAGGTGGTTTTCCGGCACCCAAAAAATATGACTTCAAGGCGAGGAAAGTTTTTGATGCAACAGCAGCAGATATGATGGCCCAGCTACAGATGCAATACCCTTACCTTTGAATTGCCATTTAAACAGATTCCAAATGAAACGAAATGTCTTGAGACAGTTCCACCTGCGAAAATTAATGAAGCTCGTCCGGTAAAAGGTATGATGTTATGCAAACCATTTCACCATTCCAGAGATTCGAGATGAGGGTGGAAATGGATAATATCACATCAGCAAAACTATCATTGGACTCAGACACACAACACTGCCTTCTTATATCATGTGAGTGGCGTGTAAAATAGATAACATTCTGGACCAATTTACTGATCAATAacatttttcatcttttcttATTCATTGATATCAAAACCAATCTTATAGCAgataatttctattttccaGTCCGATGAGAAATACTCTTCATGTATAATGGAACAGAGAGGAGGTTAGCATTAATCGAGAAGGAAAGGGACCTATTCATCATAAACCGAAGATAAGATCTTGGTGAAGATGGTAATTAATTAGCAGAAACACTGCATTTCGGCTGGCTGATTATATATAGGGATCTATCATTTCTCAGTTGCTCCTATTTTACCTTACATCCCTCAGTTTGTAGATAAAGATGTACAAGGCAATTGTGGTGCAGCACCTACAAATGTGCCAATTGATGGATGCACTTCAAGCAACAGTACCGGAAGGTGGAGGAGCTCGCCCCTGTTGAACGGACCATCGAGGTCTCTTATTGTGATCCTGTGGAAACATACTAAACTACATTAATATACACGCCTTGTTCAAAATTTATGAGAAGCAGTGAGCGAGAATCACTCAAATTGAGGCTCTTCAGCCAAATATAAAACCCAATTAGTATTGTTTTAGCGGAGAAACTTGCACTTATTTCCTCCCATCAAGATCTACGTAAATCGTATTATTCAAGATCTCTCACATCGTGAAGAGTAAGGTTTCATGGCTTAAACTCTGATTCACTTCCTTCCTCTCTCGGAGTGAGTGGGAGAGCAAGAGAACTCGAGATTAGTCATGCAATAAAAGAAGAGGTAACATACCCCAATTTCTGTCACAAAATGGCAGGAGGAACATTTAACTGATGGAGCACCATATGGGTACATAAGCAAAACTGCACAACTGCTGCACTTGACCTGTCCAACCTGGTGCTCTGGCAGAAGTCCGGGAacgaagaaaaataaaaaaggatcaGCCGATTTCagcaagaaaaaatatttatgtgcAAACAATAAAGGGATTGACCAGAATCGGTAATATTACAAACAACTTATAGTCTCAATCCACTTCACTTTTCTAGATCGAGAGCAATGATGCATTTCTCTGTCTCCCCATAAAATGGTCACTTCAATCATACTAGAAAACACCAACAAAATTTTCGAGAATAAAAAGCAAGCAGAGGATGAGTCTGTAACCACAGTCGAGGGCAGGCTGAGGCATGAAAAGGCAGAATATGGCAAATGCCATTGGGCTTATTGTTAAATTTAAATCAATAGAGCATGTGACAACAAATTAATACGACATTCCTCCAGTCTCTTCCTCAACATGCCTCTTTCTCCCCACAGCCTAATCTACGACTAtgcatttcatattttaaaagcCAAGAACAGATAATGTCCAGACTAtcttgaaatttcaaattacaGAAAATCGGCTTTAAGCACTGATGCAACGGATTTGATTGGCATTTGGCACAACCAGCTTCTTCAGTCACTCGAATTAAGAAATTACTGTGACTAGCATTCTTATGCCGAAGCAAGGTCTGAaaactttataattttttaactgAAATGGAAGACGAACTCATTCCCCCCCACTTCCCCATCTAGACAGCGTTCGTGCTATTGCTAAAATGAAAAGATCCTTCAAAGTGTCGTAAAACAAATAATATGAACTCCTAATCAgtttgataaaataatacaaagATGAAGAGAGAAACCTTCTAATACAAAATTAACGGTCTGGCAACAAGAGCATTGTACATATCTGGCTCCTCTTATATATGAAAGTAACCGCCGACAAGAACCACAAACCATCTGAGCCATCTCTGCATCACAGTTGTGCCAGTAAAGCATTGTGAGACATTCCATTAAATGGCAAGATATAGCTAATTATGTTATTTGATCAGTTCCTCATTATCATTTGCACTAACTATGAGAACAGATAGCACCTTCTGGCAAGGGAGCAGAATATGTCAATTATAGCTAAAATTATAGCTATCAGCATGAAAACCTCAGCAATTTCTTGCAACTACAGCGAGAAAATATTAAAGCCAATCAAAGCTATTTAGCTAGTCCTCATCCGTAACCTAGACAAAGTCGAATGCAAGAAAAATGCGAAGTGATGGATCATGTCAATACTGGTCGGAACTTACTACAGATGGCGTTTAGGAAAGTGAAAACTAAGAAGAGGCTCTAGAACAAACTTGGAAAAGTACATTAGACGGCACTTGCATCTAAGAGAGATTACAACTACATATTGCAAGTTCGTTGGAAGCAACTGTGTTTAGcatttccccattaagcagaGCAGTGGTAGATACTCGAAGCAAAACAACAGCGAACACTTTCATAGGACCATTTTCAATGCAAAGAGGTTTCAATAGCTTATTGCCTAGGCACTAGTTATCCCAGAAAACGGAAAATTCAACCATAAAAACTGACCATAAGCTGGAGCAGGAGGCCGAGTAGGAGGCCGGGGTGCCTCTGGCACTGGTGGCAGCAGGTGCTGTGATAATGGTGGTTGTGGTGGTGAAAATGATTTCGCAGCAGGTGGTAGCACACCAGCCTGTGTGGGGGGCAGTTGATACCCTGGAGGCAGACCTTCATCGTCCTCATCACCGTCCACCTCCTCTACTTTCATCTTTACGTCTTCCTCCCCCACTACTTCTTCCTTCACCGTTACTTTTGTCAAATAAAGTGACGACTCGGCAGATTGAAAGGGTGGTGCCATAACAAATCCTGGTGGCAGACCCcctttcccttcttcttctcgtgGCTCCACCTTCAGTTCCGTTTGATTGTCAACCCTTGCCACTTCCTCCATCGCCATTCCTTCGACATTGTcctgctcctcctccttcacCTTCTCCTCCACTGCTTCCacctgttcttcttccttcacAGCTATCTCTATTGTAGACAATGGCGGGTTTGTTGATTGAGGCAGTGGTGCAACTAAAGATCCCAATTGCAgaccttcttcttcctcttcttcccgCGGTTCAATCTTAGCTTCCATTACTCTTTCTTGTTGCACCATTACCTCACCCTCCACCTTGTCCCTCAACTCTTCCATGGATTCATCCTGctcgactctttccctcctttCTTCCTGCACCGGTTCATGGGGCTCGATTCTTTCCGTCCTTTCATCTTGCACAGCTTCCAACTCGTTGTTCTCCATTTCTGCCACCACTTCATC is a genomic window containing:
- the LOC116202522 gene encoding golgin subfamily A member 6-like protein 22 encodes the protein MEITEEVRAMIEGDEAVEQRLREGIGSEEPVEEGNGENQCKQSAEERQVEDGIQREELAEEVEMNNRYESNGVVEQVRSGIEGTESIDEKINNGKKSHGVVNEVRSVVEGEESVEEEINGNESNGVGEEVRDRTESDESVERPVERMETDEAMEEGDKERMKADREAEEDKGRMKSSGLEEEEKERIGSAELAEDNEERIVIGEAVDGERGQRESNELVEEERGRVESAELVEEEKGRMETDEVVAEMENNELEAVQDERTERIEPHEPVQEERRERVEQDESMEELRDKVEGEVMVQQERVMEAKIEPREEEEEEGLQLGSLVAPLPQSTNPPLSTIEIAVKEEEQVEAVEEKVKEEEQDNVEGMAMEEVARVDNQTELKVEPREEEGKGGLPPGFVMAPPFQSAESSLYLTKVTVKEEVVGEEDVKMKVEEVDGDEDDEGLPPGYQLPPTQAGVLPPAAKSFSPPQPPLSQHLLPPVPEAPRPPTRPPAPAYEMAQMVCGSCRRLLSYIRGARYVQCSCCQTVNFVLEEHQVGQVKCSSCAVLLMYPYGAPSVKCSSCHFVTEIGDHNKRPRWSVQQGRAPPPSGTVA